The window CAGCGATGATGTGGAATTCGATGTGGGCATTACGGACCCGATTTCTGCGGAGGACGACAAGCCCCTCAAGGCTGCCTGGGACAGGATCGCGGGCAAGCGTGCCGACAAGCCTTCCCTCATGCTGAGTTTCGCCCCCCTCCTGATGAATGTGTCCGCCGACTTCTTTGTGGAAGCCTGGACGGCTATTACCGGGAATGTGCCCAATTTTGGGACTCTTGCAGTGGATCACAACCCTGATTACCATGAGTCCCAGACCATCCTGAACAAGGAAGCCTCAAAAGATCGCTATGTTTTCGTTCTTTGCTATGGCAAGGTTGATCCCCTCTTTTTCATCGCGGGCATCGCTGAAGAAGAAGCTTTCAGGGAAAAGGGGATTGTGACCGCCTCCCAGGGCAATCAGCTCAAGGGGGTCAACGGTGTTTCGGTCGCGCAATATCTCACTTCCCTGGGCCTTGAAAAGGACGAGAATGGCGCTATCAAGGGCGTCAATGCGTACCCCTTCATTCAGGATTACAAGGATGGGACCCAGCCTGTTATCCGTGTGATGTTTGCCATCACCCCTGATGGTTCCGCAGTCTGCGGCGGCAAGATCCCCGTGGGCGCAGAACTGACTGTTGGTTTCATCAATGCCGAGGGCGTGCTCGCCTTCTCGGAAGAAGCCCTGAAAAAAGTCGTGTCAAAAGCGGCGGACCGATCTGTCCTCATCTTTTCCTGCATAGGCCGTTATTTTTCCCTGGGCTATGAAAAGAATGCCGAGATAGATAAAACTGTGCAGATTATGGGGGATAGGCACTTCCATTTAAGCTATTCGGGTACAGAGCTTTGCCCTGTATACGGAAAGGACGGCAAACTTACCAACCGGAGCCATAATGACACTATGGTGATCTGTGTACTTTGACAGGCGCTATTGATAGGTACTAATGGAAGAAACTAAAGATTTGGCGGCCGAACTTAAACAGGCCCAAATTAGCATTAAAAAACTCGAACGGGAACTCAAGCTTAGCAATGCGATTATCGAGCGCAACAGGATCACCAATGATGCCAAGGATAACCTCAGCAAAATTATAGAAGAAAAGAAGTCGGAACTGGAAAAGTACATGAACCTGCTCCTCGAAAACTGTCCCGACATTATCATGATTTTTGACCGCGACGGCAAACTCGTTTACTGCACCGAGATATTCCTCAAAATTGCAGGCATCCAGGGCTTTGGCATGATAGCCGGCATGCACTACCACGAGATACTCGTCAAATTCACCAGCCCTGAATTCGTGGCAGAAGCTGAAGCTGTTCATGAAAAACAGCAGGAAAAGGACAGCCGCACGGAGCTCATGCACGGAGTCATAGATTTTGGAGGCCAGGGCAAGCCCCGGGACTACACCATCCAGGTCAGCCCCATGCATGATGAGCAGAATAACAGCATAGGCGCCATGGTGGTTTTTTACGATGCCACCGACCTTCTCATTGCCAAAAGGGAAGCAGAAAACGCCAACAAAGCCAAATCCGATTTCCTCGCCACAGTGTCCCACGAAATACGCACCCCCATGAATGCCATTATGGGCATCTCCACCATGATGGCCGCCACGGAGCTTACGATAGAGCAGCGGAACTATTTGAAGAACATTCAGAATTCCTCCAATGTGCTGCTTACCCTGATAAATGACATCCTCGATTTTTCCAAAATCGAAGCCGGCAAGCTTGAGCTGATCCCCGAGTATTTCAGCCTCTGGGGATTGCTCCGCCATTTGCGGGAAATGTTCGAACTCCTCTTCCCCGAAAAGGATCTTTCGTTCAACTGCGTTTATTCCGAGGATCTTCCGGAAGTTGTTTTCGGCGATGAAAAACGCATAGGCCAAATAATCACCAATATCCTCAACAATGCCCTCAAGTATACCCGCGAAGGCGGCGTAACCCTCAGGGCAACAAGGGCAGCAGGCAATGCAGAAGGAGAGGACTTGATCAGCATTGCCGTCGAAGATACCGGCATAGGGATTAAGGAAGATGCCATATCCCGGCTCTTTACTGCCTTCGAGCAGCTCGACCAGGTGCGCAACAAAAACGTGCAGGGCACGGGCCTCGGCCTTGCCATTACCAAACGCCTTTGCGCCATGATGTCCGGCGAGATCAAGGTCACAAGCGAGTACGGCAAGGGATCTGTCTTTACTGTTACCCTCCCCCTAAAGCAGGGCAGGCCCGAGGATCTCGTCCAGGAAGAGCTTATCGTGATCCCCTTTATTGCCCCTGCTGCCCGGGTGCTTTTGGTGGACGATATTGAAATAAACCTTGATGTGGCTTCTTTCCTGCTCAATTCTTTCGAAATCACCCCCGACACTGCCAGAAGCGGGGTTGAATCCATCGAAAAAGTGAAAAGCCAAAAATACGATTTAATCCTCATGGATCACATGATGCCCGAAATGGACGGCGTTGAGGCTGTCCGCATTATCCGCTCTTCAGACCACCAGAACGCCGGCATTCCCATTATCGCGCTTACCGCGAATGCCGTCTCCGGCGCCAGGGAAATGTTTCTTTCCAATGGCTTTAACGGCTTTCTCTCAAAACCTATGGATCTAAAAGCCCTTGCCGAAGCCCTGCTCCGCTGGCTGCCCGCAGAATTGGTTGAAAAGGGAAAAACCCATCTTAGCATGCCAGGGGAAAATTAAATGAAATGCCCCACCTGCTTGTCCTCCTGGAATCCCGAAGTCCTGCCAATCGCATAGCTCGCAAATGAAGCTATCATCACGTCGAGGAAGGTTCCCACCGCAATGAGGTAGAAGGCGAGGGGTTTCAGGATGAGATAGCCCGCTTCGAAGCCCCGGCCGTAGCCAAGGCAGAGGACCGCCAATGCGGTGTAAGCCCCGTCTCCGGGGTGGCGGGCAAGCAGAAATGAGATGACAAAGGCCCTGGCGCCGATGGAGAAAATGTCCCCCGGGGCTATGGGCAGGCTGATGTAGGATTTGATGATAACGATGAAGGCTGCGGCGGCCACCATGGCGCTGCCTGCCCTTCCGAATATCGTAAAGAGCGACACGGTTACCGCATTGGAGCGCCGGCGTATCCCCAAATTTTCCTTGGCATGGCGGAAGATCACGGGGAGCGAAAAATTAATATCCCCGGAAAAGAAAGACGCCAGAGCCTGGCCCAGGGAGCCATAGAGCACAACCCAGGGGTTGCACTTTGGCGTGATAAAATAGAGGAAGAGAGGCAGAATGCCGAAGCCCAGCACCAGGCTGAAGATGCCCAGCTTCATGATAAGATCCCGGTAAACATCGGCCTTAAGCACATTGTGGAACCTGATGGCCCAATACGCCGCCAGGGCTATCATCACAATAGCCAGGATCTCGGAGAAGAACGAAGCAATGTGGTAAAAAATCCGGGAAAGCGAATCGATGATCGCAATGACCGGTTTGGTGTAGTTCCTGTCATACGAGAGGCCTATGCCAAGAAAGAAGGCGAACACATATACGGGCAGCAGATAAATGCCGTCGTTTACCAGGGCGCTGAACATATTCGAGGGGAAAAGCTCCAGCACACTGCCTGCTGTATTGAGCGAGACAGTCTCAAGCTGCTCTTCCATAAAAATGGGAATGTGGGCAGGAGGGAAGAGGAGTATTGTAATAATACCTGCGGCAATCACAAAAACCGCGCAGGCTATAATCACCAAAAAAGAACGGAAGGCCAGCCCCCAGAACTGCCCGTCCTGCCTGAGCTCATAAATCGCGATGGTCAGGGAAAACACAAGGATAGGCGCCACAGCATAGCGTCCAATCCGTATGGCAAGCTCTTCGAGCCAGGCAAGGCCCCTTAGTATCGTCTGGTTATCGGAAGGCAAAAGACTCCCTACGATGATGCCCAACAGAGAACCGATTAAAAGTTTAAGCCAAACCCTCATTCAGCAAGCATACTTGAAAGGGAGACCCCCTGGCAAGGCATGGGATCAGGTCAGGTGATAAAGCCTACCGATTCATGTTGATTTCGCGGCTTTAGCCTGTTAGACTGCAATTTATGGAAAAGACCTTTGTCATGCTGAAGCCCGGAGTATTCCAGCGCCGCATTGTCGGCGAAGCCCTAAGCCGTTTTGAAAGGAAAGGGCTCAAAATAATCGCCCTTAAGATGATGAATTTGACCAAAACCCTGGTGGAAGCCCATTACGCAGAGCATAAAGGCAGGGATTTTTACGAAAAGCTCGTGGAATACACCCTTTCGGGCCCGGTTATAGCCATGATCCTCGAGGGAGATGAGGCTATCATGCTGGTCCGCCGCCTTGCAGGCGCTACGGATGTGCGCGAAAACCTCCCCGGGACCATCAGGGGCGATTTTGCGGCCCATACCAGGCTCAATATAGTCCACGCTTCGGACTCGCCGGAGAGCGCAAGCCGGGAAATCTCCCTTTTCTTCAAGCCCGAGGAGCTATGCCTCTGGGAAGACGGCAATGCCAAGTGGTTTTAGCCTTGAAAAATCTTTTTGAGCTGCTAATTGAATAAACCCCAACTTAGGGATATACTCAATGGCAAGGTAAAAAGATATGCATGTATCCCAAGCACTAAATTACATCTTAGGCTCATGGCTTGTCCTTCTCCTTATCTACGCTGACTACGCCCGCAAGTACAATACCGACAACTACCAGCGCTCTCTTTTCTTCAAGATGCTGCTCTGCGCTTTTATCTCCATGAACTGCGATTTGGTCTATTTTCTTCTTGAGGGCCTGCCTGGGAAGGGGCTTACAACATTCTTTTATATATTGAATACTATATATTATATTTTTCAAATATTGTTATATTACTATATATTGATATTCGTGGATTTTCTTGCCTTTAGGTCAAGCAGCAGGGTTAAGAATCTGACCTACATCGCCTGGATTGTTACGGCTGTCCATATCGTCCTGCTGGTCATCAATTATAAAACCCATTTTTATTTTTATATTGACGAAGAAAGCAATATCTTTGTCCACGGCTCTCTCTACATAATTCACATGATAATTGCCTACAGCCCCATAGCCCTGGTCGTGTTCAACATCGTGGTTTCCTCAAAAGTCTTTAAGAAAAACCAGTTTGTCCTTTTGGCTCTCTTTATATTTCTCATCTGCCTGGGTTCCAACATTGATCTTATCATTGGAACGAGCTTTCTGATTTGGCCCTGTTTTACCGCTTCTATACTCTACGCATATTTTTTTATTGTACGCACCGACACGGGCATCGACAGCCTCACGGGCATTGGCAATCGTTTTGCGTTTAACGAATTCATAGACAAGCTTTCCAGGCAGAGCGCCAGGGAATCCTATTCCATCGCCATGATCGACCTCGATCATTTTAAACAGATAAATGATACCCTGGGCCATGCTGAAGGGGATAATGCCCTGCGCGACATGGCTGCCATCATCAAGGGCTGCATACGCCATTCGGATTTTGCCGCCCGCTACGGGGGGGATGAATTTGTCATTGCAGTGCCTGCGGCCTATGATATAGGGCGCCTCATGGAAAGGATTCAGCTCGCCATGGATACGCAGAACGAAAAACATTCGAGGCCGTATACTATCGAGATGAGCTGCGGTTATGATGTATACACCACAGGGGTGGACAAATCAATCAACGAATTCATTAATCGGATAGATACCCTCATGTATCAGCAAAAAGAAGAACGCCGCCGCCAGAACGGGCTAAGGACGGCACGGTGAATTTCATTCCCCTTTATTTGAATACTGCCATAGGCGCAGTTTTTATAATCATCCTTATCTTTTTGGATTATATTCGCAAATACAATACTGACGATTTTCAGCGCCTCCTTTTCATCTGTGTCCTGGGCGCAGGGTTCCTTGCGACAATTGCCGATTTTCTTAACCGTACCATGGGCGGCATCCCCGGCCATAACATCCGGATAACCCTCTATGCGGTGAATTCGCTCTTTTATGTTTTCCAGAATATTGCCTATTACAGCGCCATTATTTTTATTGATTATTTTGCCTATGGCGACGAAGGGCGGACCAAACGTTTTATAAAAATCGCAATTTATTTCCTGGTGCTTTATTGCGTATCGGTTATCGTAAACCTCTCGCTGCATTATTATTTTTATATCAGCGTTGACAATATCTACACCCACGGCCCTCTCTACAACTTGCGCCTTATAATCAGCTATCTTTCTATCCCCCTTTGCATCATGGATATGGCTTTTTCCTCCAAGTCGGTGAAGTCTTCGCAAATCGGCCTGATTGCCCTTTTCGGCGTCATCACCGGCGCAGGGGCGGGCATGGACGTACTGTTTAAATCGGGCAGCCTTGCCTGGCCCTGTTTTGCCGCAGCCCTGCTTTATATTTATTTTTTCATTATCCGTTCGGATTCCAAAATCGACAGCCTTACGGGAATTGGCAACCGCATAGCTTTTAACGAATTCATAGAAAAGATTTCCCGCCGCAACGTCAAAGGCCGGCCCGCAAGCAAACGCCGTTTCCCCTTCCCCTGGAACAGGACAAAGGTCGAGTCCTGGGCTGTCGTGATGATAGACATGGACCACTTCAAGCAAATCAACGACACCTTGGGCCACCTTGAAGGCGATAATGCCCTCCGCGATATGGCTTCGATCATCAAAAGCAGCGTGCGCAGCACCGACTTCGCGGCCCGCTACGGCGGCGACGAATTCATCCTCGCAACACCCGCAAAATCCAACGTTGACCAGCTCATGTCCCGCCTCCGCACGGCCCTCGCTTCCCACAACGCCAAAGCCGGTCGCCCCTACACCCTCGAAATCTCCTACGGCTGCGACATCTTCACTGCCGGCAGCGGCCAATCCATCGACGAATTCCTCGCGCATATAGACTCGCTTATGTACAAACAAAAAGCCGACCGGAGAAGGGCTTCGGACGATAAACGCACGCGTTAGAAGCTTATATTGCCCGCTGCATTGTCAAGCAGGTTGTCATCGTAAGCCTTCGATGCTGGTTTTCTGGTAAAGAGGGCATGGCCTTTTCCGCTTCGTCCAAAAATAGTATTTTCATTTCCATCATTAAAATAGGCGTTATCCATGTCGCCATAAATAACGCCGCCTGTTTTAATAAAGTTGAGAAAACCGTTAAGCTGGCCGTATCCGTTGTCGCCGGTAACATTAACTCCTGCCCCGGTGCTATAAGCAACCAAATCAGGTGCATCGATAGTATTGTTTGAAATAACCCCGCCTTCCATTTTAAAGATAGAATTAGTAGAAACACTCACTCCGCCGCCTACAGCATATTGCCCATACGCACTGCTATCGCTGCGGATTTTATTGCCGGATATAGCAGGGGCATTCCCCGGACCGCCTTTAAGCGTAATTGTTGAATTGACGAGATACACCCCGCCACCCTCTACGGTATTGTTCGATGATTTAACGCTGTTGTTGGAAATTTTTGCATTGTCCTTAAGAGTGATGTCCGCATAACTGGCATACACCCCGCCGCCGAGCGCCGCAGAGGTTTTGCGAAGTTTGTTGCCGGAGATTTCGGCATAGTCAGACATGATAAGAGATACGCGACCCGTCGCAGTATTGCTGTTTAGGTACACACCGCCGCCATTGCTACTGTTAGTACTCTCTATATCACTGTAATTATTATTGGCAATTTTGGAATGGCCTTTCATTTCCAGTGCGCTGCCGTGATAATACACCTGGACGAGAGGCATGGGATTTTCTGAGGCACCTTCGAGGGTTATATAGCCGTCGAGAATAAGTTTTACCGTGTTATTACTGGCATTGTTGTTATACCCCACTGAAAAAATACTCTGGCCTGCGGTTCCGGCAATAACACGTTCCGCAGTTGATCCCTCGGGTGTTTTAAGGATAACTTCAAGGCCGTCTACGGTTAAACTTTGCGTCGTGCTTATGGTTTCATCGGCATACAGATAAATGGTTTTTTCTCCCGCTGTGCCTTTTATCGCATCAATCCGCTGTGCAAGGGTCAAAATAGTAACGGTGAATTGGGTTGTTTGTTCGCCTATTGTTATAGTAATAGACCCCGGGCCTGTTCTTGTGGAAGCGGCATCCCAATCAGTATTATTTTGGTTAATGGAGACAGATCCGGTACTGCCATCGGCATAGGTGGCGGTTACCACAAGCCCGGCAAGATCAAGAGGCTCGCCGATGCCGTATTCGGTTTTTGTTGGCTCTGTGGTAAGGTCTATGCTTGCGATAGTTTTTACAGCATCGCCGCTGTCGTCTTTGCAGGCGCCAAAGAGAATTGCCAGCATGAGCATCCGCCCTAAACTTCGCATAAAAAAAGCTTTTTTCATAATTACTCTCTTTGACGTCTCCATAGGCAATATATCCCTTTGCCTGGAGAAATTCAATCCGGATATAAAAATTCAAGCTTTTTTGCTTATCTGAACCCGCCCTGCATTCTATTCATCATGGCCTGCGCCGTATTGGGATTTTTGCTCATTTTGGACATTTTTTTCATCATGGTCTTCATTTTGTCGAATTTTTTGAGGAGCCTTGAAACCTCTGCCACCGAGGTTCCCGAACCCCGGGCAACGCGGGCCCGCCGGGAAGGCCCAATCATCAGGTGGTTGGCGCGTTCCTTGCGGGTCATGGACGAGAGTATGGCTTCCTGGGTTTGGAGTTCGGCCTTGTCGATATCCTCCTCGCTCACCTGGCCTGCCATGCCCGGGATCATTTCGAGCATTTTGTTGAGGGAACCCATTTTTTTTACCGACCGGAGCTGATCGAGCCAGTCCTCGA is drawn from Leadbettera azotonutricia ZAS-9 and contains these coding sequences:
- a CDS encoding bacterial Ig-like domain-containing protein; translated protein: MKKAFFMRSLGRMLMLAILFGACKDDSGDAVKTIASIDLTTEPTKTEYGIGEPLDLAGLVVTATYADGSTGSVSINQNNTDWDAASTRTGPGSITITIGEQTTQFTVTILTLAQRIDAIKGTAGEKTIYLYADETISTTQSLTVDGLEVILKTPEGSTAERVIAGTAGQSIFSVGYNNNASNNTVKLILDGYITLEGASENPMPLVQVYYHGSALEMKGHSKIANNNYSDIESTNSSNGGGVYLNSNTATGRVSLIMSDYAEISGNKLRKTSAALGGGVYASYADITLKDNAKISNNSVKSSNNTVEGGGVYLVNSTITLKGGPGNAPAISGNKIRSDSSAYGQYAVGGGVSVSTNSIFKMEGGVISNNTIDAPDLVAYSTGAGVNVTGDNGYGQLNGFLNFIKTGGVIYGDMDNAYFNDGNENTIFGRSGKGHALFTRKPASKAYDDNLLDNAAGNISF
- a CDS encoding GGDEF domain-containing protein, with product MDFLAFRSSSRVKNLTYIAWIVTAVHIVLLVINYKTHFYFYIDEESNIFVHGSLYIIHMIIAYSPIALVVFNIVVSSKVFKKNQFVLLALFIFLICLGSNIDLIIGTSFLIWPCFTASILYAYFFIVRTDTGIDSLTGIGNRFAFNEFIDKLSRQSARESYSIAMIDLDHFKQINDTLGHAEGDNALRDMAAIIKGCIRHSDFAARYGGDEFVIAVPAAYDIGRLMERIQLAMDTQNEKHSRPYTIEMSCGYDVYTTGVDKSINEFINRIDTLMYQQKEERRRQNGLRTAR
- the ndk gene encoding nucleoside-diphosphate kinase, yielding MEKTFVMLKPGVFQRRIVGEALSRFERKGLKIIALKMMNLTKTLVEAHYAEHKGRDFYEKLVEYTLSGPVIAMILEGDEAIMLVRRLAGATDVRENLPGTIRGDFAAHTRLNIVHASDSPESASREISLFFKPEELCLWEDGNAKWF
- a CDS encoding GGDEF domain-containing protein; its protein translation is MNFIPLYLNTAIGAVFIIILIFLDYIRKYNTDDFQRLLFICVLGAGFLATIADFLNRTMGGIPGHNIRITLYAVNSLFYVFQNIAYYSAIIFIDYFAYGDEGRTKRFIKIAIYFLVLYCVSVIVNLSLHYYFYISVDNIYTHGPLYNLRLIISYLSIPLCIMDMAFSSKSVKSSQIGLIALFGVITGAGAGMDVLFKSGSLAWPCFAAALLYIYFFIIRSDSKIDSLTGIGNRIAFNEFIEKISRRNVKGRPASKRRFPFPWNRTKVESWAVVMIDMDHFKQINDTLGHLEGDNALRDMASIIKSSVRSTDFAARYGGDEFILATPAKSNVDQLMSRLRTALASHNAKAGRPYTLEISYGCDIFTAGSGQSIDEFLAHIDSLMYKQKADRRRASDDKRTR
- a CDS encoding FIST C-terminal domain-containing protein, producing the protein MIKTIILQTAEADDPETAVSGILAQLQKSELKRNSVGLISCFADFITSGVVAALAEKLPFPIAGTTTLAAAATGIQGEVLLIITVLTSDDVEFDVGITDPISAEDDKPLKAAWDRIAGKRADKPSLMLSFAPLLMNVSADFFVEAWTAITGNVPNFGTLAVDHNPDYHESQTILNKEASKDRYVFVLCYGKVDPLFFIAGIAEEEAFREKGIVTASQGNQLKGVNGVSVAQYLTSLGLEKDENGAIKGVNAYPFIQDYKDGTQPVIRVMFAITPDGSAVCGGKIPVGAELTVGFINAEGVLAFSEEALKKVVSKAADRSVLIFSCIGRYFSLGYEKNAEIDKTVQIMGDRHFHLSYSGTELCPVYGKDGKLTNRSHNDTMVICVL
- a CDS encoding ATP-binding protein — encoded protein: MEETKDLAAELKQAQISIKKLERELKLSNAIIERNRITNDAKDNLSKIIEEKKSELEKYMNLLLENCPDIIMIFDRDGKLVYCTEIFLKIAGIQGFGMIAGMHYHEILVKFTSPEFVAEAEAVHEKQQEKDSRTELMHGVIDFGGQGKPRDYTIQVSPMHDEQNNSIGAMVVFYDATDLLIAKREAENANKAKSDFLATVSHEIRTPMNAIMGISTMMAATELTIEQRNYLKNIQNSSNVLLTLINDILDFSKIEAGKLELIPEYFSLWGLLRHLREMFELLFPEKDLSFNCVYSEDLPEVVFGDEKRIGQIITNILNNALKYTREGGVTLRATRAAGNAEGEDLISIAVEDTGIGIKEDAISRLFTAFEQLDQVRNKNVQGTGLGLAITKRLCAMMSGEIKVTSEYGKGSVFTVTLPLKQGRPEDLVQEELIVIPFIAPAARVLLVDDIEINLDVASFLLNSFEITPDTARSGVESIEKVKSQKYDLILMDHMMPEMDGVEAVRIIRSSDHQNAGIPIIALTANAVSGAREMFLSNGFNGFLSKPMDLKALAEALLRWLPAELVEKGKTHLSMPGEN
- a CDS encoding dicarboxylate/amino acid:cation symporter, yielding MRVWLKLLIGSLLGIIVGSLLPSDNQTILRGLAWLEELAIRIGRYAVAPILVFSLTIAIYELRQDGQFWGLAFRSFLVIIACAVFVIAAGIITILLFPPAHIPIFMEEQLETVSLNTAGSVLELFPSNMFSALVNDGIYLLPVYVFAFFLGIGLSYDRNYTKPVIAIIDSLSRIFYHIASFFSEILAIVMIALAAYWAIRFHNVLKADVYRDLIMKLGIFSLVLGFGILPLFLYFITPKCNPWVVLYGSLGQALASFFSGDINFSLPVIFRHAKENLGIRRRSNAVTVSLFTIFGRAGSAMVAAAAFIVIIKSYISLPIAPGDIFSIGARAFVISFLLARHPGDGAYTALAVLCLGYGRGFEAGYLILKPLAFYLIAVGTFLDVMIASFASYAIGRTSGFQEDKQVGHFI